One genomic window of Verrucomicrobiota bacterium includes the following:
- a CDS encoding gamma-glutamylcyclotransferase family protein: MDCLFVYGTLRPSFDHPMSEFLQNHSILVGSGSYQGKLFHVEDYPGVIPSYSKDDLVIGEVFKLKQPELILPKLDEYEAYYPELDKDSSIFVRTLATIHMNNNTSLDAWVYLYNRPTTSLKIIENGDYLNH; this comes from the coding sequence ATGGATTGCTTATTTGTATATGGAACCTTGCGACCTTCCTTCGATCATCCCATGTCTGAATTCCTTCAAAACCACAGCATTCTTGTGGGTTCAGGATCTTATCAGGGCAAGCTCTTTCATGTAGAAGACTACCCCGGAGTGATTCCCTCCTATTCTAAAGATGATTTAGTAATCGGCGAAGTATTTAAGCTGAAGCAGCCCGAACTTATCCTACCCAAACTCGATGAATATGAAGCTTATTACCCCGAGCTGGATAAGGATTCCTCTATATTTGTGCGCACGCTTGCTACCATCCATATGAATAACAACACATCTTTAGATGCTTGGGTTTATCTCTACAATCGTCCTACCACATCCCTTAAAATCATTGAAAATGGAGACTACCTAAATCACTAG
- a CDS encoding Xaa-Pro peptidase family protein, whose translation MQKRPSSSRLIIGPSETTADLLYATRFFVPDEMAWFTKGDKTFAILSPLEIDRAKRTAKIDHILSLSELEEETASLSHSKQKPSYLACIIFALKKQKIRSVTVPSYFPIGYAQAFTDSGIKIKIESDSFFPEREIKSASEIRWITQAQRHAEAGMNKAIEILKASQIDPHKYLNWQNQRLTSEILRGEIDATIIKRGGLPAHTIVACGRQACDPHEKGSGPLKANKTIIIDIFPRDQKTGYFGDLTRTFVKGKLEPKISELYHTVLKGQKLALDKMKAGINGAELHQEILSYFKNKGYPTEQRNGRWVGFFHGTGHSLGLEVHEPPRFAHGKFKTNQVLTVEPGLYYPHLGGVRIEDLVVVKSNGIKNLTEIPKFLHIK comes from the coding sequence ATGCAAAAAAGACCTTCTTCCAGCAGGCTCATTATTGGACCTAGCGAAACCACTGCTGACCTCCTGTATGCCACACGTTTTTTTGTGCCAGATGAAATGGCGTGGTTTACGAAGGGCGATAAAACCTTTGCCATATTAAGCCCACTTGAAATAGACCGAGCCAAGCGCACCGCTAAGATTGATCATATCCTTAGTTTATCTGAACTTGAAGAAGAGACAGCCAGTCTTTCCCATTCAAAACAAAAACCTTCCTACCTAGCTTGTATTATTTTTGCCCTCAAAAAACAAAAAATACGCTCTGTCACCGTTCCCAGTTATTTTCCCATAGGGTATGCCCAAGCCTTTACAGATTCTGGAATCAAAATCAAAATAGAGTCGGACTCTTTTTTCCCCGAACGAGAAATTAAAAGCGCTTCGGAAATTAGGTGGATTACCCAGGCACAACGTCATGCAGAAGCAGGTATGAATAAAGCTATCGAGATACTCAAGGCGTCTCAAATAGATCCACACAAATACCTAAATTGGCAAAATCAACGGCTTACTTCAGAAATTCTACGGGGTGAAATCGACGCGACAATTATCAAGAGAGGAGGCCTTCCCGCACACACTATAGTTGCTTGTGGCAGACAAGCATGCGACCCACACGAGAAGGGCTCCGGCCCTCTAAAGGCCAATAAGACCATTATCATAGATATCTTCCCACGCGATCAGAAAACTGGCTATTTTGGAGACCTAACCAGGACTTTTGTTAAAGGCAAATTAGAGCCTAAAATCAGCGAATTATATCATACGGTTCTAAAAGGACAAAAACTCGCACTCGATAAGATGAAAGCTGGAATTAACGGAGCTGAGCTACATCAAGAGATTCTCTCATACTTTAAAAACAAAGGTTATCCTACAGAACAACGAAATGGACGGTGGGTCGGGTTCTTTCATGGAACGGGTCATAGCCTAGGCCTAGAAGTTCATGAACCACCTCGTTTCGCTCATGGAAAATTCAAAACAAACCAGGTATTAACTGTGGAACCTGGCCTTTACTACCCTCATCTAGGGGGCGTCAGAATTGAAGATCTAGTAGTCGTAAAAAGCAATGGCATCAAGAATCTCACCGAAATCCCAAAGTTTCTGCATATCAAGTAA
- a CDS encoding FHA domain-containing protein — MGNSSIFSFKEMLQHYSQSGKTGCFEILSKAEQGRIFIVTGSVIHAQLGNLDPEDAAIQMLTWEDATYKWHEGMAPNDTTMAVPVQDLLLRAIIVQGEKTSKESTNDRLIVSQERPIDLDKQKTRNILDPGSVRVMALEISSNELKPFRFVLKKKQTTVGRGEENDLCLSDTSCSRKHALIIHSNDNLIVRDLGSMNGTYIDDQIITEGIAKKDQVIVFGEVSCRLSPSVVRKVPAMSAIPHQ, encoded by the coding sequence ATGGGAAACAGCTCAATATTTTCATTTAAAGAAATGCTACAGCACTACTCGCAAAGTGGTAAAACTGGCTGCTTTGAGATCCTTTCAAAAGCCGAGCAAGGTAGGATATTCATTGTAACAGGATCAGTGATTCATGCTCAATTGGGTAACTTAGATCCAGAAGATGCAGCAATTCAAATGCTAACCTGGGAAGATGCTACTTATAAGTGGCATGAAGGAATGGCTCCAAATGACACCACTATGGCAGTGCCCGTTCAGGATTTATTATTAAGAGCCATTATAGTGCAAGGTGAGAAGACCTCTAAGGAAAGTACAAATGATCGGCTAATCGTTTCTCAAGAGCGCCCCATAGATTTAGATAAGCAGAAAACCCGTAATATACTAGATCCAGGTTCCGTGCGAGTAATGGCACTGGAAATTTCTAGTAATGAATTAAAGCCTTTCCGTTTTGTCTTAAAAAAGAAACAGACCACGGTTGGTCGTGGAGAGGAAAATGATTTATGTCTTTCGGATACCTCATGCTCCCGGAAGCATGCACTGATTATCCATTCAAATGATAATCTCATTGTAAGGGATTTAGGTTCCATGAATGGGACTTATATAGATGACCAGATCATTACGGAGGGCATTGCTAAGAAGGACCAAGTGATTGTTTTTGGTGAGGTGAGTTGTCGTTTAAGTCCCAGCGTCGTTCGAAAAGTGCCTGCAATGAGTGCTATCCCTCATCAGTAG
- a CDS encoding carbonic anhydrase family protein yields MKHALIAAALGLTLFFNISTLLSSDERQKKAPNQEQATENSQTAKRPTAPMRIHDPDPDEHQTPSTKPIKKQASNIQKISQKTAPKPPTEAAEPVETEEVPTKKVSDPEKHAETQKQEASNNREHPDKDHASEYKHELEEEQHTDPRSQTSDQKQEVDPLLPTKENELTSTHKEKAEHQDLKHHHLELEHTKNTPDQEEDLRAPVLETASPSYTPHSEGYEGNSEEGDNWSYDGETGPEFWANLSPDFILAKTGKSQSPIDITDSLFSVTLKPLAFSYSPSMTHLSNNGHTIQFHVKSDCQLHANQTDYKLEKFRFHSPSEHTVNSKHYAMEIQFVHRDGNGSLAIVGVFVKEGRPNDMIKALWKHVPIDPDTQETVQSLEFDIAKLLPKDLNYYSYEGSITTPPCTEGVQWYLISEPIEASVSQIEKFRAIIPPNNRPTQPIFSRIVRRIP; encoded by the coding sequence ATGAAACACGCCCTTATTGCAGCCGCTCTAGGTTTAACGCTCTTCTTTAACATTTCTACACTTCTATCTAGCGACGAACGTCAAAAAAAAGCACCTAATCAAGAGCAAGCTACCGAGAACTCTCAAACAGCCAAACGACCGACTGCTCCTATGAGGATACACGATCCAGATCCAGATGAGCATCAAACACCATCGACCAAGCCTATCAAGAAACAAGCTTCTAATATTCAAAAGATATCTCAAAAAACCGCTCCGAAGCCTCCTACCGAAGCTGCTGAACCTGTTGAGACTGAAGAAGTACCTACCAAGAAGGTTTCCGATCCAGAGAAGCATGCAGAAACTCAGAAACAAGAAGCTTCAAACAATCGAGAGCATCCAGACAAAGATCACGCATCGGAATATAAACATGAACTAGAAGAAGAACAACATACCGATCCTAGAAGCCAAACTTCTGATCAAAAACAAGAAGTAGACCCTCTACTACCTACTAAAGAGAACGAACTAACATCTACTCACAAAGAAAAAGCTGAGCATCAAGATCTAAAACACCACCACTTAGAACTAGAACATACGAAAAACACTCCTGACCAAGAAGAGGACCTCCGTGCTCCTGTTTTGGAAACGGCAAGTCCATCTTATACGCCACATAGCGAGGGTTACGAAGGCAATTCTGAAGAAGGTGATAACTGGTCTTATGATGGCGAGACTGGCCCTGAATTCTGGGCAAACTTATCGCCCGACTTCATCTTGGCTAAAACTGGCAAAAGCCAATCACCCATAGACATAACAGACTCCCTCTTTAGTGTGACTCTAAAACCATTAGCCTTTTCTTACTCACCTTCTATGACGCACCTATCCAATAATGGCCATACTATCCAGTTCCATGTGAAATCAGACTGCCAACTTCACGCAAACCAAACAGATTACAAGCTAGAAAAATTTCGTTTCCATTCACCAAGCGAGCACACTGTTAACTCTAAACATTATGCCATGGAGATTCAGTTTGTTCACAGGGATGGTAATGGAAGTTTAGCAATCGTTGGTGTTTTTGTAAAAGAAGGCCGTCCCAATGATATGATTAAGGCTTTGTGGAAGCATGTTCCAATCGATCCAGATACTCAAGAGACCGTTCAAAGCCTAGAGTTCGATATCGCCAAACTGCTACCTAAAGACTTGAATTACTATTCATATGAGGGGTCTATTACCACACCACCATGCACTGAAGGCGTTCAATGGTATCTGATTAGCGAACCGATAGAGGCTTCCGTTTCACAAATAGAAAAATTCCGCGCAATTATTCCACCTAACAACCGCCCGACACAGCCTATCTTTAGCAGAATTGTTCGCCGCATACCATAA
- a CDS encoding ATP-binding cassette domain-containing protein has protein sequence MIKLTEVEFSYKSGDFLLEIPNLEIKDGQRLAVIGASGSGKTSLLNLIAGIEVPQLGQVTVANESISSMNSNQRRVFRLNELGLIFQEFELLDYLSCRENILLPYRIGTEMDINKEVLEWVDFLSNKAGLTHLQQKHPKHISHGEKQRVAICRALVGHPKIVLADEPTGNLDPETKGQIMELIFDCVDEVEATFVMVTHDHTLLTRFDQQIDFSKLTGDKE, from the coding sequence ATGATAAAATTGACTGAAGTCGAATTTTCTTACAAGAGCGGAGATTTTCTTCTCGAAATACCAAATCTAGAAATAAAGGATGGCCAGCGATTGGCTGTTATTGGTGCGAGCGGCTCTGGCAAGACGTCTTTATTGAATCTAATAGCGGGCATTGAAGTGCCACAACTAGGCCAGGTAACAGTTGCCAATGAGTCAATATCCTCCATGAATTCGAATCAGAGGAGAGTTTTTAGGCTCAATGAGTTAGGTCTTATTTTCCAAGAATTCGAATTACTTGATTACCTCTCATGCCGTGAAAATATTCTTTTGCCTTATCGAATTGGCACAGAAATGGATATCAATAAGGAGGTGTTGGAATGGGTCGATTTTTTGTCGAATAAGGCCGGGCTAACTCACTTGCAGCAAAAACATCCTAAACACATTTCACATGGTGAAAAACAACGGGTAGCGATTTGCCGCGCGTTAGTAGGGCATCCGAAAATTGTCCTAGCGGATGAGCCTACAGGGAACTTAGACCCTGAAACTAAGGGGCAAATTATGGAGCTAATTTTTGATTGTGTAGATGAAGTAGAAGCGACTTTTGTGATGGTTACCCATGATCACACTTTGCTAACTAGATTTGATCAACAAATTGATTTTTCTAAACTCACAGGCGACAAGGAATGA
- a CDS encoding HDOD domain-containing protein → MEEKIREGLPGCLSEESVAEAKAILSQIINIPSAPPVAFKLLSKLKNASQNNDEVVEIIKYDANLTASVLKVCNSGIFQAKTEVRSIEDAIIRIGYHKLNDMVVTISLGKVYTKPKKGNYISPEYLWQETLRGSFAAKILATECPVLAIDPDLAFTVGLLSNMGRFALMNLPSAIPLKIPDVIRQNNLREYEAEYQVLGTTTAVIGSILLQSWKLPTAIVEATYFRDLPQYCPGATQLAYICNMAGVFALVVGNEAPSEYFKSVVPQEIRRVMGLEDGMIERVLEQVEAKASEIQSYMGAVS, encoded by the coding sequence GTGGAAGAAAAAATACGAGAGGGGTTACCTGGTTGCTTGTCTGAAGAATCCGTAGCGGAAGCTAAGGCAATTTTGTCACAGATAATTAATATTCCATCAGCTCCCCCGGTTGCCTTTAAACTCCTTTCCAAGCTTAAAAACGCAAGTCAAAATAATGACGAGGTCGTAGAGATCATTAAATATGATGCCAATTTAACTGCATCTGTCTTGAAAGTTTGCAATTCGGGTATTTTCCAAGCAAAGACAGAAGTCCGGTCTATAGAAGATGCTATTATACGGATAGGCTATCATAAACTTAATGATATGGTCGTTACCATCAGCTTAGGGAAAGTCTACACGAAGCCCAAAAAAGGCAATTACATTAGTCCTGAATATCTATGGCAGGAGACTCTAAGGGGCAGCTTTGCTGCCAAAATTTTAGCAACGGAGTGTCCAGTGCTAGCGATAGACCCGGATTTAGCCTTTACAGTAGGCCTATTGAGCAATATGGGGCGTTTTGCTCTTATGAATCTGCCTTCAGCGATACCATTAAAAATTCCCGACGTCATCAGGCAAAATAATTTGAGGGAGTATGAAGCGGAATATCAAGTCTTAGGCACGACTACGGCGGTAATCGGCTCGATTTTACTTCAGTCCTGGAAATTACCAACTGCGATTGTTGAAGCCACGTATTTTCGTGACCTGCCTCAGTATTGTCCGGGGGCGACCCAATTAGCTTATATCTGTAACATGGCTGGCGTTTTTGCTCTTGTCGTGGGTAACGAAGCGCCGTCAGAGTATTTTAAAAGTGTTGTCCCACAAGAAATTCGTCGTGTGATGGGCCTGGAGGACGGGATGATAGAGAGAGTTTTAGAGCAGGTAGAAGCAAAGGCCTCGGAAATCCAAAGCTATATGGGGGCAGTATCCTGA
- a CDS encoding glucosaminidase domain-containing protein yields MNAPKDIGPSLALAPYGKISKLPNRRWGSRQLKQTIGWITASLVGVILLSAFIIGVAINRIIEQRLEHQQYVQLVQALQSDIARLHSVNYYSTQQTLDIASHIQKIVSPLTGKRREFMSNIIPEALRLQITHSIPASATISMAIYESRYGESDLALEHHNYFGIKAFDKAWTGGVAQMPTTDSGVRRMQPFRIYDDFRSGVEGYGSFLAASDRYKAAFDHSDGVNFVRAVLDGGYCPDDNYLSRIKMIMERHNLSGLDVPLQKAAPQKVAQLQPISEATIPVQN; encoded by the coding sequence ATGAACGCACCGAAAGATATAGGCCCCTCACTTGCACTAGCACCGTACGGTAAAATCAGTAAGTTACCCAACAGACGCTGGGGAAGCAGACAACTGAAGCAAACCATTGGATGGATTACTGCATCACTCGTAGGGGTTATTCTTTTAAGCGCATTCATCATCGGCGTGGCCATTAATCGCATCATCGAACAACGCCTTGAACATCAGCAATATGTTCAACTCGTCCAAGCCTTGCAATCAGACATCGCTCGACTTCACAGTGTCAATTATTACTCAACACAACAAACTTTAGACATCGCCAGCCACATTCAAAAAATAGTAAGCCCGCTGACTGGCAAAAGACGTGAATTCATGAGCAACATCATACCTGAAGCTCTCAGGCTGCAAATTACGCATTCCATTCCTGCCTCAGCCACCATTTCCATGGCTATCTATGAAAGCAGATATGGAGAGAGTGACTTAGCTCTCGAACATCACAACTATTTTGGCATTAAAGCTTTTGATAAGGCATGGACAGGGGGAGTGGCTCAAATGCCGACAACTGATTCAGGAGTTAGAAGAATGCAACCTTTCCGAATTTATGATGACTTCAGATCCGGGGTAGAGGGGTATGGCTCCTTTTTAGCAGCAAGCGATCGATACAAAGCTGCCTTCGACCACAGTGATGGAGTAAATTTTGTCAGGGCAGTTCTAGACGGAGGTTATTGCCCAGATGACAACTATCTCTCTCGTATCAAAATGATCATGGAACGCCACAATCTATCAGGCTTAGATGTTCCACTTCAAAAGGCAGCACCACAGAAAGTAGCCCAACTTCAGCCTATTTCGGAAGCGACAATTCCTGTTCAAAACTAG
- a CDS encoding cob(I)yrinic acid a,c-diamide adenosyltransferase: protein MSIVTKTGDDGTTSLLFGRRVKKTHPRVMACGSVDELNAVLGLSRANVKANWIKEELLGIQKNLVAIMGELAVAEEDLDKYQDSKVIKFQDSMQKHLESLVVKLEAMNISFEGWVMPGNNQGSAALDLARTSTRRAERDLLLLKEAGFPVEDKFLSYFNRLSDVLWLMARVEDN from the coding sequence ATGTCAATTGTTACAAAGACAGGAGATGATGGGACAACTTCTTTACTATTTGGAAGAAGAGTTAAAAAAACACATCCAAGAGTGATGGCCTGTGGAAGTGTGGATGAACTCAATGCCGTTCTTGGTTTGTCTCGTGCAAATGTGAAAGCAAACTGGATAAAAGAGGAATTATTAGGTATTCAAAAAAACTTAGTAGCTATCATGGGAGAGTTGGCCGTTGCAGAAGAGGATCTAGATAAATACCAGGACTCAAAGGTCATTAAATTTCAAGACAGCATGCAAAAACACCTCGAATCACTGGTTGTAAAATTAGAGGCCATGAATATTTCTTTTGAAGGCTGGGTCATGCCTGGAAATAATCAGGGATCAGCCGCTTTAGATCTTGCTAGAACCAGCACGAGAAGAGCAGAGCGGGATTTATTGTTGCTTAAAGAAGCCGGCTTCCCGGTAGAAGACAAATTCCTCTCCTACTTCAATCGTCTATCAGACGTTCTTTGGCTTATGGCTAGAGTTGAGGATAACTGA
- a CDS encoding DUF262 domain-containing protein — translation MLARSITIEQLLKGPKVFQIPVFQRHYQWLSLEKDAGGQVLELWTDICERCLKGKNHFLGSIVTQKIISKGSETIPRFIIIDGQQRIITLLTLLSVIRDYARHLEHSQLVDHLNQHFLLNPNEAGQRKLRLVASQTNRDHETLSTIINGNPLPASITTHPIHNSLIAFQSYIQRYIYTTQIDQQANALETLLKLVSNNLIAVEIQLEKADNPALIFQSLNSKGLDLAQSDLCRSYIFMKLSSPALQKRMHGYYWSPIEERLLSVEQDSQESKIDTFLKDVLSIENPVLRERNIYHELEEKVGETDFQIESFLIQLSEFSIHYQTIYDPSNELSENISKQLLWLKKFDCPALTPTLLTLFFHFRTKSPLPKQQKLKETEFNKILQLLESLLVRRFICQLSTSKLALTLHKIIQDAIKLSEHAPFFESLIKSFTQDYIPDNQTVKEALETRDFNSTGIQAQKLRYIFQRIEAMLSNNAQPPQKAQSLEHIMPYSLTNWWKKEIGEKYSTLHQPYLNHIGNITLVPYRATLSNRKFPEKKILLKESGLYLNKYFSSCKKWKINHIRDRTKILSEHILDIWKRPTDL, via the coding sequence ATGTTAGCTAGGAGTATTACTATTGAGCAGCTTCTTAAAGGGCCAAAGGTCTTTCAAATACCTGTTTTTCAGAGGCACTACCAGTGGCTCTCACTAGAGAAGGATGCTGGAGGGCAAGTTTTAGAACTTTGGACAGATATCTGTGAAAGATGCTTAAAGGGCAAGAATCACTTCCTCGGATCCATCGTCACGCAAAAAATTATTAGCAAAGGCAGCGAAACGATACCACGATTCATTATTATTGACGGCCAACAACGTATTATCACATTACTTACTTTGCTGAGTGTTATCAGAGACTATGCCAGGCATCTAGAACACTCTCAACTAGTTGACCATCTCAACCAACATTTTCTTTTAAACCCAAACGAGGCAGGACAAAGAAAGCTCCGGCTGGTTGCCTCTCAAACAAACAGAGATCACGAAACGCTTTCTACCATTATCAATGGCAATCCGCTGCCTGCGAGTATCACTACACACCCTATTCACAATAGCCTGATAGCCTTTCAATCCTATATACAACGTTATATCTATACGACTCAAATTGATCAGCAGGCAAATGCTCTTGAGACACTCCTCAAGCTGGTTTCAAACAATTTGATAGCAGTAGAAATCCAACTTGAGAAAGCTGATAATCCAGCTCTCATCTTTCAGAGCCTCAACAGCAAGGGTCTTGACCTTGCCCAGTCGGACCTCTGTCGAAGTTATATTTTTATGAAACTCTCTAGCCCAGCACTTCAAAAAAGAATGCATGGATACTACTGGAGCCCAATTGAAGAGAGACTTTTGTCTGTAGAGCAAGACTCGCAGGAAAGTAAGATAGATACCTTCTTAAAAGACGTTCTCTCTATTGAAAACCCAGTTCTAAGAGAAAGAAATATCTATCATGAGCTTGAAGAGAAAGTGGGCGAAACCGATTTCCAGATAGAGTCCTTTCTTATTCAACTCTCAGAATTTTCTATCCATTACCAGACAATATACGACCCTAGTAATGAGCTCTCTGAAAACATAAGCAAGCAATTACTTTGGCTCAAAAAATTTGATTGCCCTGCATTGACCCCTACTCTTCTTACCCTTTTCTTTCACTTTCGAACCAAGTCTCCCTTACCTAAGCAACAAAAGCTGAAGGAAACAGAATTCAACAAGATCCTGCAACTACTAGAAAGCTTACTAGTCAGGAGATTTATCTGCCAATTAAGTACCTCCAAATTGGCTCTTACACTTCACAAAATCATTCAAGATGCTATAAAGCTTTCGGAACACGCTCCCTTCTTTGAGTCTCTGATAAAGTCGTTCACACAAGATTATATCCCAGACAACCAAACAGTTAAAGAAGCTCTTGAGACAAGAGATTTCAACAGCACAGGAATACAAGCTCAAAAGCTCCGATACATATTTCAACGAATAGAGGCCATGCTCTCCAACAACGCTCAGCCTCCCCAAAAAGCTCAAAGCCTAGAACACATCATGCCTTACTCACTTACCAATTGGTGGAAAAAGGAAATCGGCGAAAAATATTCTACATTACATCAACCATATCTAAACCATATTGGAAATATCACTCTTGTCCCATACAGAGCTACACTATCAAATAGAAAATTCCCTGAGAAAAAAATATTACTCAAGGAAAGTGGCCTTTACCTCAATAAGTATTTCTCCTCTTGTAAAAAATGGAAAATCAACCACATACGCGACAGAACTAAAATACTTTCAGAACATATTTTAGACATCTGGAAGCGCCCCACGGATCTGTAG
- the hflX gene encoding GTPase HflX yields MFDIHEKPKMVERALLIGIYQKGEDPDLAQDLLSELEELVDTMGVPVFAKELVQIRQPQARYLMGKGKAEEMIDIVRDLNLDVIIFDNVLTPAQQRNWEALHSVCVIDRQEVILDIFSNRAQTKEARLQVELARLQYNLPRLTRAWSHLGQQGGGIGTKGEGETQLELDKRMIRSRITQVQKELAAVRLRRATQRKERQRVPVPNAAIVGYTNAGKSSLLTALTKADILVENKLFATLDTTTRKIALPNQQPLLLTDTVGFVRRLPHQLIEAFKSTLEEATIANFLIHLLDASQPQVYQFHRTTLDVLEELGARGKKTITVFNKVDKLSDPSIIASLKLHFPDAIFISLKSGQGLFELEHLLCQLVEEESLNLHLEIPHARADLIARLYREANVLHIEYRDAITTVVASVPAKIVPHFEQFAKESDKTVEINTRASR; encoded by the coding sequence ATGTTTGATATTCACGAAAAACCCAAAATGGTAGAGCGCGCCCTACTCATAGGGATTTATCAGAAAGGCGAGGACCCTGACTTGGCTCAAGACCTTTTATCTGAGCTCGAAGAACTGGTCGATACTATGGGCGTCCCCGTTTTTGCCAAAGAACTCGTTCAGATTCGTCAGCCTCAAGCGCGGTACTTAATGGGTAAAGGCAAGGCAGAGGAAATGATCGATATTGTGAGAGATCTCAACCTTGATGTCATTATTTTCGACAATGTTCTAACACCTGCGCAACAAAGAAATTGGGAAGCTCTGCATTCTGTTTGTGTCATCGATAGACAGGAGGTGATTCTAGATATTTTCTCAAACCGGGCCCAAACAAAAGAAGCTCGCCTTCAAGTAGAGCTAGCACGATTACAGTATAATTTACCGAGACTTACTAGGGCATGGAGCCACTTGGGGCAACAAGGTGGAGGTATTGGGACTAAAGGGGAAGGTGAAACACAGCTAGAGCTAGATAAGCGAATGATTCGCAGCCGCATTACCCAAGTTCAGAAGGAACTCGCCGCGGTTAGACTGAGACGTGCCACACAAAGAAAGGAACGACAACGCGTCCCTGTTCCAAATGCTGCCATTGTAGGATACACTAACGCAGGTAAATCCTCCCTGCTCACAGCGTTAACCAAGGCAGATATCTTAGTTGAGAACAAACTTTTTGCCACACTAGACACCACTACTCGGAAAATAGCCCTGCCTAATCAACAGCCGCTTCTACTTACTGATACAGTAGGTTTTGTACGCCGTCTACCGCATCAACTTATCGAAGCTTTTAAGTCCACACTAGAAGAGGCCACTATCGCTAATTTTCTCATTCATCTACTGGATGCAAGTCAACCCCAGGTCTACCAATTTCACCGCACAACCCTTGATGTTCTCGAAGAATTAGGTGCGCGGGGAAAAAAGACCATCACAGTCTTCAACAAAGTAGATAAGTTGAGTGACCCAAGTATTATTGCCTCTCTAAAACTTCACTTTCCAGACGCCATATTCATATCTCTAAAAAGTGGGCAAGGACTCTTTGAGTTAGAGCACTTACTCTGTCAGCTCGTCGAAGAAGAATCTTTAAACTTGCATCTTGAGATACCCCACGCAAGAGCAGACCTCATTGCCAGATTATACCGGGAGGCTAATGTACTGCATATTGAATACAGAGACGCTATCACTACCGTAGTAGCATCAGTGCCCGCAAAAATTGTGCCTCATTTTGAACAATTTGCCAAAGAATCCGATAAAACGGTCGAGATTAATACAAGGGCTTCAAGGTGA
- a CDS encoding SufE family protein, which yields MSIDEKRNKLVNSLKLIADPMERLAYVIGKGKKAEALEEQLKIDQFKIEGCVSNLWIVPEFKDTKCFYKCDADAAITKGVATLLCDFYSGFSPEDILTVEPSFLAEAGVSQHLSPNRSNGLANAGNFMMQFAESCQAAKE from the coding sequence ATGTCTATTGATGAGAAAAGAAATAAATTAGTAAATAGTTTGAAGTTAATTGCCGATCCAATGGAGCGGTTGGCCTATGTCATAGGGAAAGGTAAAAAAGCGGAAGCGCTGGAAGAGCAATTAAAAATAGATCAGTTTAAAATTGAAGGCTGTGTTTCAAACTTATGGATTGTTCCTGAATTCAAAGATACGAAGTGCTTTTACAAATGTGATGCAGATGCTGCTATTACAAAAGGTGTAGCTACCTTGCTATGTGATTTTTATAGTGGTTTCAGCCCAGAAGATATTCTAACAGTTGAGCCTTCATTTTTAGCAGAGGCCGGAGTTTCCCAGCATTTGAGTCCAAACCGTAGTAATGGTTTAGCGAATGCCGGAAATTTTATGATGCAATTTGCTGAATCTTGTCAGGCTGCGAAAGAATGA